The Bombus fervidus isolate BK054 chromosome 1, iyBomFerv1, whole genome shotgun sequence genome includes a window with the following:
- the LOC139987076 gene encoding endoribonuclease Arlr isoform X2, translated as MLNKMFQVSVYILVILNISCMSPFTTYQIGDFCTATHVSLTSDVELMMVSEELFNKSSHELFNHVYINYQGNMSFKNFTDNAPQRLLNTSTKIFLIPTIRSLVKLFDNYELDTYEPEVITKEEDLEENEFIDNLMETDIMLHVMYFLSVKGFFKNDIRVYKDILKQIWFHLYSRSKNINGTSGFEHVFIGERKPRKGIIGLHNWIYFSHGELLKKINYFGFGHSKEFVNKAVILEIYFTYTGKRKKSSMFIGTTPELEIALYTLCFFTRPNKRCQLSFGGFKFYVQTYILQNNGTKFIGTAFPIFPYIKHKSNR; from the exons atgttaaataagaTGTTTCAAGTTTCTGTTTACATCCtagttatattaaatatttcatgtatgAGTCCTTTTACAACTTATCAAATAGGCG ATTTCTGTACTGCTACACATGTGTCTTTAACAAGTGATGTAGAATTAATGATGGTATcagaagaattatttaataagtCTTCTCATGAATTATTCAACCatgtgtatataaattatcaaGGAAATATGAGCTTTAAAAACTTTACTGATAATGCTCCACAAag GTTGCTAAATACATCgaccaaaatatttttaataccaaCAATAAGATCTCTTGTAAAGTTATTTGATAATTATGAATTGGATACTTATGAGCCAGAAGTTATAACAAAGGAAGAAGATCTAGAAGAGAATGaatttattgataatttaatggaaacaGATATAATGTTACATGTTATGTACTTTTTGTCAGTTAAAGGGTTCTTTAAAAATGACATACGAgtttataaagatattttaaaacaaatttggTTTCATTTATATTCTCGGAGTAAAAACATAAATGGTACTTCTGGATTTGAACATGTATTCATAGGAGAAAGAAAACCACGTAAAGGTATTATAGGGCTTCATAATTGGATTTACTTTTCCCATGGAGaactattaaagaaaattaattattttggatTTGGCCATAGTAAGGAATTTGTTAAT aaAGCTGtcattttagaaatatatttcacttATACTGGAAAACGTAAAAAGTCATCTATGTTCATTGGAACCACTCCAGAATTAGAAATAGCCCTTTATACACTTTGTTTTTTTACAAGACCAAATAAAAGGTGTCAATTGTCTTTTGGAggatttaaattttatgttcagacatacatattacaaaataatggTACAAAATTTATTGGAACTGCTTTCCCTATATTTCCCtatattaaacataaatcAAATAGATGa
- the LOC139987076 gene encoding endoribonuclease Arlr isoform X3, which yields MLNKMFQVSVYILVILNISCMSPFTTYQIGGNYKTEIKQYYKYNIYSSYISLYIFVRLIDFCTATHVSLTSDVELMMVSEELFNKSSHELFNHVYINYQGNMSFKNFTDNAPQRLLNTSTKIFLIPTIRSLVKLFDNYELDTYEPEVITKEEDLEENEFIDNLMETDIMLHVMYFLSVKGFFKNDIRVYKDILKQIWFHLYSRSKNINGTSGFEHVFIGERKPRKGIIGLHNWIYFSHGELLKKINYFGFGHSKEFVNKYISLILENVKSHLCSLEPLQN from the exons atgttaaataagaTGTTTCAAGTTTCTGTTTACATCCtagttatattaaatatttcatgtatgAGTCCTTTTACAACTTATCAAATAGGCGGtaattataaaacagaaataaaacaatattataaatacaatatttattcatcttatatatctttatatatatttgttcgtCTCATAGATTTCTGTACTGCTACACATGTGTCTTTAACAAGTGATGTAGAATTAATGATGGTATcagaagaattatttaataagtCTTCTCATGAATTATTCAACCatgtgtatataaattatcaaGGAAATATGAGCTTTAAAAACTTTACTGATAATGCTCCACAAag GTTGCTAAATACATCgaccaaaatatttttaataccaaCAATAAGATCTCTTGTAAAGTTATTTGATAATTATGAATTGGATACTTATGAGCCAGAAGTTATAACAAAGGAAGAAGATCTAGAAGAGAATGaatttattgataatttaatggaaacaGATATAATGTTACATGTTATGTACTTTTTGTCAGTTAAAGGGTTCTTTAAAAATGACATACGAgtttataaagatattttaaaacaaatttggTTTCATTTATATTCTCGGAGTAAAAACATAAATGGTACTTCTGGATTTGAACATGTATTCATAGGAGAAAGAAAACCACGTAAAGGTATTATAGGGCTTCATAATTGGATTTACTTTTCCCATGGAGaactattaaagaaaattaattattttggatTTGGCCATAGTAAGGAATTTGTTAAT aaatatatttcacttATACTGGAAAACGTAAAAAGTCATCTATGTTCATTGGAACCACTCCAGAATTAG
- the Rps12 gene encoding ribosomal protein S12, producing the protein MSDVENDDVPSAMAAGGAMDINTALQEVLKNALIHDGVVHGLHEAAKALDKRQAMLCILAENCDEPMYKKLVQALCNEHQIPFIRVDNNKKLGEWAGLCKIDCAGKARKVVGCSCVVVKDFGEDTPAKDVVMEYVKQSSVH; encoded by the exons ATGTCAGACGTTGAGAA TGACGATGTACCTTCTGCAATGGCAGCAGGAGGTGCAATGGATATAAACACAGCCCTTCAAGAAGTTCTTAAAAATGCACTTATTCATGATGGTGTCGTACATGGTCTTCATGAAGCTGCCAAAGCACTAGACAA GAGGCAAGCCATGCTTTGCATTTTAGCAGAAAATTGTGACGAACCTATGTATAAGAAACTAGTACAAGCATTGTGCAATGAACATCAGATTCCCTTTATCCGGGTGGACAATAATAAGAAACTAGGTGAATGGGCTGGTTTATGTAAAATTGACTGCGCTGGTAAAGCTCGAAAAGTTGTTGGGTGTTCCTGTGTTGTTGTAAAG gACTTTGGAGAAGACACTCCTGCAAAAGATGTGGTAATGGAATATGTGAAACAAAGCTCTGTACATTAa
- the Zmynd10 gene encoding zinc finger MYND-type containing 10: MNVICSICSDQLIQSDDIFYTRCGHVFHLHCLTSWLERSKSCPQCREKVTQSKIHRLYFTFSSNDLIVETQGSTLQEKVDRLKFQILLKEKDIQYYSSKNVTLEKQNAGLKQEVRKVESEINKKNAAIHALKEQINYFKEQSSHCDNLKKEISQLKNKIEDLRPIQVLLHAPISDVSKMVGKTKDPQTLIMYISIMKKELIGRFNKCKQLRMSVKKLQEELSKVNTKSHISLEQSKRMDLEEKLAFSESRNIALQKRVDELEEILDINEQSNSKLEVQITEDVNNISIKNPIEKTSKKYSQDISSKNSILNCTTKQKTEKICNAKTIQQKVQDCQADNDTSDLELDLIDCNSSKNSSVESKRFKLSEDDINVSHTSHNNKSSNSSISKKRRKNNTKKKVSDIEDKHDSSVIDLTWFEFHKKLMLLNQQSVLEISGLREESTKEWFVSFKKIPVLIYEAIQIDIWKHKVFPLLIEINEEPKNTFMLYTVFYHEDIAVSLLENVLFHCESAETINDSALDLVDYAVKSVSLLLDMPVIEIYENVRDPNSCLEEIFEKKKEFEFDIGIRCISILRYLAEYVDSLPLCVLSRLLVTHDVPYLLAELIERHPWKKESTEGENMIYNSGWRKVKSGEEGKISKIEGQVWLGLRELLLNTKNAPYYEITDHRFSQLLKLQKYLHECVLDQISPLIDLKRWLNYLSVSSPNGNALRAINVELIPQIKSSIIEKYHKKWKKVAKHQSKFIYTTDVDYIKNAAQILSDAYDLDKLDCIDVKECSLCHEEAKKRCSKCKEVWYCGRECQVKDWVKHKNICDKITKNIECEKD; encoded by the exons ATGAATGTCATTTGCTCTATATGTAGCGATCAATTAATACAGTCTGATGATATTTTCTATACGAGATGTGGACACGTATTTCATCTGCACTGTTTAACGTCGTGGCTTGAAAG ATCAAAAAGCTGTCCACAATGCAGAGAGAAAGTTACACAGAGTAAAATTCATAGgctttattttacattttcaagcAATGACCTGATAGTTGAGACTCAAGGCTCGACATTGCAAGAAAAAGTAGAcagattgaaatttcaaattttgttaaagGAAAAGGACATCCAATATTATTCCTCAAAAAATGTCACTTTAGAAAAACAAAACGCTGGCTTAAAGCAAGAAGTTCGAAAAGTAGAGAgtgaaattaacaaaaaaaatgCAGCCATACATGCTTTGAAGGAacagataaattatttcaaagagCAGAGTTCTCACTGTGATAatctaaagaaagaaattagtcagttaaaaaataagattGAAGACCTTAGGCC aATACAAGTATTATTACATGCTCCTATCAGTGATGTTAGTAAAATGGTTGGAAAAACTAAAGATCCTCAAACacttattatgtatatttctatCATGAAAAA AGAATTAATTGGaagatttaataaatgtaaacaaTTACGCATGAGTGTTAAAAAGCTCCAAGAAGAACTTTCTAAAGTTAATACAAAATCTCATATCTCATTAGAACAATCAAAACGAAT GGACTTAGAAGAAAAGCTGGCATTTTCAGAGAGCAGAAATATAGCATTACAAAAACGAGTTGATGAATTAGAAGAGATACTTGACATCAATGAACAGAGTAATAGTAAATTAGAAGTCCAAATAACAGAAGATGTaaacaatatttctataaaaaatccAATTGAAAAAACATCAAAAAAATATAGTCAAGACATCTCAagtaaaaattctatattgaattgcaCTACTAAACAAAAAACTGAGAAG ataTGCAATGCTAAAACTATACAACAAAAAGTACAGGATTGTCAGGCAGATAATGATACAAGTGATTTAGAATTAGATTTAATAGATTGCAACTCCTCCAAAAATTCTTCAGTAGAGTCTAAGAGATTTAAATTGTCAGAAGATGATATAAACGTTTCACATACAAGTCATAACAATAAATCCTCAAATAGTTCAATatcaaagaaaagaagaaaaaataataccaaaaaaaaGGTATCTGACATTGAAGACAAACACGATAGTAGTGTGATTGATCTTACCT GGtttgaatttcataaaaagttGATGTTATTAAATCAACAAAGCGTATTAGAAATTAGTGGCTTGCGAGAAGAAAGTACAAAGGAATggtttgtttcttttaaaaag ATTCCTGTCCTTATATACGAAGCTATACAAATTGATATATGGAAGCATAAAGTATTTCCACTTTTGATCGAAATAAATGAAGAAccaaaaaatacttttatgcTTTACACTGTATTTTATCACGAAGATATTGCCGTTTCATTGTTAGAAAACGTGTTGTTTCATTGTGAAAGTGCAGAAACTATAAATGATTCTGCTCTTGACCTTGTCGATTATGCTGTTAAATCTGTATCTTTACTCCTCGATATGCCTGTCatcgaaatttatgaaaatgtaaGAGACCCAAA CTCATGTcttgaagaaatatttgagaaaaagaaagaatttgaatttgataTTGGTATACGTTGCATTTCGATTCTCCGTTACTTGGCCGAATACGTAGATAGTTTACCATTGTGTGTATTATCGCGATTGTTAGTTACTCATGATGTGCCCTATTTACTTGCTGAACTCATTGAAAGACATccgtggaaaaaagaaagtacaGAAG GtgaaaatatgatatataacAGTGGTTGGAGAAAAGTAAAATCAggcgaagaaggaaaaatttctaaaatagaaGGACAAGTTTGGCTTGGTTTAAGGGAATTATTGCTTAATACAAAAAATGCACCTTATTATGAAATTACTGATCACAGGTTTTCTCAGTTATTAAAG ttacagaaatatttacacGAATGTGTACTGGATCAAATTTCACCTTTAATAGATCTAAAAAGATggttaaattatttaagtgtaTCATCACCTAATGGTAATGCACTGCGAGCAATAAATGTGGAACTTATACCACAG ATAAAATCGTCAATAATAgagaaatatcataaaaagtGGAAAAAGGTAGCAAAACATCaatcaaaatttatatacactACAGATGTAGATTACATTAAAAATGCTGCTCAAATTTTAAGTGATGCATATGATTTAGACAAACTGGATTGCATTGATGTTAAAGAATGCTCTTTATGTCATGAAGAAGCAAAAAAACGTTGTTCTAAATGTAAAGAAGTTTGGTATTGTGGAAG GGAGTGTCAAGTAAAAGATTGGGTGAAGCATAAGAATATTTGTGACAAGATAACAAAAAACATAGAATGTGAGAAAGactaa
- the LOC139987076 gene encoding endoribonuclease Arlr isoform X1, which yields MLNKMFQVSVYILVILNISCMSPFTTYQIGGNYKTEIKQYYKYNIYSSYISLYIFVRLIDFCTATHVSLTSDVELMMVSEELFNKSSHELFNHVYINYQGNMSFKNFTDNAPQRLLNTSTKIFLIPTIRSLVKLFDNYELDTYEPEVITKEEDLEENEFIDNLMETDIMLHVMYFLSVKGFFKNDIRVYKDILKQIWFHLYSRSKNINGTSGFEHVFIGERKPRKGIIGLHNWIYFSHGELLKKINYFGFGHSKEFVNKAVILEIYFTYTGKRKKSSMFIGTTPELEIALYTLCFFTRPNKRCQLSFGGFKFYVQTYILQNNGTKFIGTAFPIFPYIKHKSNR from the exons atgttaaataagaTGTTTCAAGTTTCTGTTTACATCCtagttatattaaatatttcatgtatgAGTCCTTTTACAACTTATCAAATAGGCGGtaattataaaacagaaataaaacaatattataaatacaatatttattcatcttatatatctttatatatatttgttcgtCTCATAGATTTCTGTACTGCTACACATGTGTCTTTAACAAGTGATGTAGAATTAATGATGGTATcagaagaattatttaataagtCTTCTCATGAATTATTCAACCatgtgtatataaattatcaaGGAAATATGAGCTTTAAAAACTTTACTGATAATGCTCCACAAag GTTGCTAAATACATCgaccaaaatatttttaataccaaCAATAAGATCTCTTGTAAAGTTATTTGATAATTATGAATTGGATACTTATGAGCCAGAAGTTATAACAAAGGAAGAAGATCTAGAAGAGAATGaatttattgataatttaatggaaacaGATATAATGTTACATGTTATGTACTTTTTGTCAGTTAAAGGGTTCTTTAAAAATGACATACGAgtttataaagatattttaaaacaaatttggTTTCATTTATATTCTCGGAGTAAAAACATAAATGGTACTTCTGGATTTGAACATGTATTCATAGGAGAAAGAAAACCACGTAAAGGTATTATAGGGCTTCATAATTGGATTTACTTTTCCCATGGAGaactattaaagaaaattaattattttggatTTGGCCATAGTAAGGAATTTGTTAAT aaAGCTGtcattttagaaatatatttcacttATACTGGAAAACGTAAAAAGTCATCTATGTTCATTGGAACCACTCCAGAATTAGAAATAGCCCTTTATACACTTTGTTTTTTTACAAGACCAAATAAAAGGTGTCAATTGTCTTTTGGAggatttaaattttatgttcagacatacatattacaaaataatggTACAAAATTTATTGGAACTGCTTTCCCTATATTTCCCtatattaaacataaatcAAATAGATGa